In one Lolium rigidum isolate FL_2022 chromosome 3, APGP_CSIRO_Lrig_0.1, whole genome shotgun sequence genomic region, the following are encoded:
- the LOC124703456 gene encoding 40S ribosomal protein S5-like, giving the protein MAVVEPAPGGDVKLFNRWTFEDVQVNDISLNDYLAVTATKHYTFLPHSAGRYSAKRFRKAQCPIIERLTNSLMMHGRNNGKKIMAVRIIKHTMEIIHLLTDSNPIQIIVDAIINSGPREDATRIGSAGVVRRQAVDISPLRRVNQAIYLLTTGARESAFRNIKTIAECLADELINAAKGSSNSYAIKKKDEIERVAKANR; this is encoded by the exons ATGGCGGTCGTGGAGCCTGCCCCCGGCGGCGACGTCAAGCTCTTCAACCGCTGGACCTTCGAGGACGTCCAG GTGAACGACATCTCGCTGAACGACTACCTGGCGGTGACGGCGACGAAGCACTACACGTTCCTGCCGCACTCGGCGGGGCGCTACTCGGCCAAGCGCTTCCGCAAGGCGCAGTGCCCCATCATCGAGCGCCTCACCAACTCGCTCATGATGCACGGACGCAACAACGGCAAGAAGATCATGGCCGTGCGCATCATCAAGCACACCATGGAGATCATCCACCTCCTCACCGACTCCAACCCCATCCAGATCAtcgtcgacgccatcatcaaCAG TGGGCCACGTGAGGATGCCACCCGTATTGGTTCTGCTGGTGTTGTGAGGAGGCAGGCTGTGGATATTTCCCCCCTCAGGAGGGTGAACCAGGCCATCTACCTGCTCACCACTGGTGCCAGGGAGAGTGCTTTCAGGAATATCAAAACTATTGCTGAGTGCCTCGCTGATGAGTTGATCAATGCCGCCAAGGGCTCATCCAACAG CTACGCCATCAAGAAGAAGGATGAGATTGAGCGTGTTGCCAAGGCGAACCGTTAA
- the LOC124703454 gene encoding probable inactive leucine-rich repeat receptor-like protein kinase At3g03770 codes for MAWQLNFLVMAITCFMLFRASQQSSQSELLQQLRKQLEYPRQLDVWNNPSGDPCNTQPTSVVTVLCEGNDITELKIVGDRITKPPKFSGYPFPNVSLSEAFVIDSFVTTLTRLTTLRVVILVSLGLWGPLPEKIHRLSSVQVLDLSSNFLYGSIPPKLSAMSKLQTLTLDGNYFNGTVPDWFGSLSNLTVLRLQGNRLKGSIPASVGKATMLTELALAGNNISGEVPLLVSLNRLEMLDLRDNELDGELPDMPTSLVTVLLSKNSFKGEIPEKFGQLNRLQHLDLSFNFLEGNPPEKLFGLPNISYLNLAANMLSGSLLSSLTCSSTLGFVDFSTNRLTGDLPACLNANLNNRVVKFDGNCFSADPEHQHETKYCEQSHKGRRSSKDIGLVVTILGIVLVVLVLSLLLVASNRRNCQRVTAEQQLLQKHMQDNSTPGTSSELLVNARYISQAVKFGTQIMPTHRVFSLEELKEATKCFERSAFLGEGSIGKLYKGKLENGTVIAIRCLALHQRYSIRNLKLRLDLLAKLRHPNLVCLLGHCIDSAVDESSVKRVFLVYEYVPSGTLSSYLSGSSPEKTLKWCDRLHVLIGIARAVHFLHTGIIPGSLYNRLKTSSILLDEHHMAKLSDYGLSIITEEIYKHETIGEGKRYVQNNAEELESLQDDVCSFGCILLEVLMGPKLHRKGDPFILSELVLSISSQEERERVLDPVVLGTSSQDSLSMVVSITIKCLSVESSTRPSIEEVLWNLQYAAQVQATADGDQRSEVSSQAC; via the exons ATGGCTTGGCAGCTAAATTTTCTGGTGATGGCCATAACTTGTTTCATGTTATTCCGAGCAAGCCAGCAGTCTTCACAGAGTGAGCTGCTGCAGCAGCTCAGGAAGCAGCTGGAGTACCCTAGGCAGCTTGATGTCTGGAACAATCCAAGTGGTGACCCCTGCAACACTCAGCCCACTTCAGTGGTTACCGTGTTGTGCGAGGGGAATGACATTACCGAGCTCAAGATAGTCGGTGATAGGATCACCAAGCCACCAAAGTTCAGTGGCTATCCTTTTCCCAATGTCAGCCTCTCTGAAGCCTTTGTTATCGACTCGTTTGTTACTACGCTGACAAGGTTAACTACCTTGAGGGTTGTTATCTTGGTGTCCTTGGGCCTATGGGGCCCTCTCCCCGAGAAGATTCACCGCCTGTCTTCGGTGCAGGTGCTTGATCTGAGCTCCAATTTTCTGTATGGATCGATCCCTCCAAAGCTGTCGGCCATGTCGAAGCTTCAGACCCTGACACTGGATGGTAACTACTTCAATGGGACCGTGCCAGACTGGTTTGGTTCGCTCTCGAACCTCACCGTCCTTCGCTTGCAGGGCAACCGTTTAAAGGGGTCAATACCAGCATCAGTTGGTAAAGCTACAATGCTTACAGAGCTAGCTCTTGCCGGCAATAACATCTCAGGCGAGGTTCCACTTTTGGTTAGTTTAAATAGACTTGAGATGTTGGATTTGAGGGACAACGAGTTAGATGGAGAGCTTCCAGACATGCCTACATCATTGGTAACAGTCCTGCTTAGCAAGAACTCTTTCAAGGGTGAAATCCCTGAAAAGTTTGGTCAACTGAACAGGCTTCAACACCTTGATCTCTCGTTCAACTTTCTTGAGGGCAATCCTCCTGAAAAACTCTTTGGTCTCCCAAACATCAGCTATTTGAACCTGGCAGCAAACATGCTCAGTGGATCACTTCTGAGTAGCTTAACATGCAGCAGCACCCTGGGATTTGTGGATTTTTCTACTAACCGACTCACAGGTGACCTGCCTGCTTGCCTAAATGCTAATTTGAATAACAGGGTTGTTAAGTTCGACGGGAATTGCTTTAGTGCTGACCCTGAACACCAGCATGAAACTAAATATTGTGAACAGTCTCATAAGGGAAGAAGATCAAGCAAGGATATTGGACTTGTGGTCACTATTCTCGGGATAGTGCTGGTTGTTCTTGTTCTTTCTCTTCTATTAGTGGCATCAAACAGAAGAAACTGTCAGAGAGTTACAGCAGAACAACAGTTACTGCAAAAGCATATGCAAGATAATTCGACTCCAGGAACTTCCTCTGAACTGCTAGTAAATGCAA GGTACATATCTCAAGCTGTGAAGTTTGGAACGCAAATAATGCCCACACATCGTGTATTTTCTTTAGAAGAGCTCAAAGAAGCAACAAAGTGCTTTGAAAGATCAGCGTTTTTAGGCGAGGGATCCATTGGAAAG CTATACAAGGGAAAACTTGAAAATGGAACCGTGATTGCAATAAGATGTTTGGCATTGCACCAGCGATACTCAATAAGAAACCTAAAGCTTCGTTTGGATCTACTTGCGAAGCTTCGCCACCCAAATTTGGTTTGCCTCTTGGGGCACTGCATTGACAGCGCAGTTGATGAATCAAGTGTAAAAAGGGTTTTTCTTGTTTATGAATATGTACCTAGTGGAACTCTGTCTTCTTATCTTTCCG GGTCCAGTCCCGAGAAAACACTGAAATGGTGCGATAGACTGCATGTGCTGATCGGCATTGCAAGGGCTGTTCATTTCTTACATACAGGAATAATTCCTGGTTCTTTGTATAATCGGTTGAAAACTTCTAGTATTTTGCTTGATGAACACCATATGGCAAAACTGAGTGACTACGGTTTGTCCATAATAACAGAGGAGATATACAAACATGAG ACAATTGGAGAAGGGAAGAGATACGTGCAAAATAATGCTGAAGAACT GGAAAGTTTGCAGGATGATGTATGTTCTTTTGGTTGTATATTACTTGAAGTACTTATGGGCCCAAAACTACATAGAAAAGGCGATCCTTTTATTTTAAGTGAACTG GTTTTGTCTATATCAAGCCAGGAAGAGCGCGAGCGTGTTCTGGATCCTGTTGTGCTTGGCACCTCCTCACAGGATTCGTTGTCGATGGTGGTCTCCATTACGATCAAATGCTTATCCGTCGAATCTTCGACCAGACCTTCCATCGAAGAGGTTCTCTGGAACCTGCAATACGCCGCACAAGTTCAGGCGACAGCGGACGGTGATCAGCGATCAGAAGTTTCCTCACAGGCTTGTTAG